In Danio rerio strain Tuebingen ecotype United States chromosome 9, GRCz12tu, whole genome shotgun sequence, the genomic window agacacacctgggctaactAATCAttctcttactaggctttctagaaacatccctgcaggtgtgttgaagcaagttggagctaaaatctgacaGACACCAGACCTTCAAGACTGAGTTTGAGAATCACTGCCTTAGAATGtcgcgactgaccaatcagaattgagtattccagacagcaaTGTGATAATCTGTGataacaaccacctggatgtGCTTTATCCCTTCCATAAAGCTCCTCAGTCTCATACAGCAGCTAATAATAAACCTGTTGGCCTTTATTCTGTGAGAACAACAAGCTAGATGTACATTATCCTTATTTAAAGATTGATAAAAAACTGTTCTAAATGTAGTGTTCATAGTAGTACGAGCTAATCCAAGTTAGTTAGTTATTACTAGATAaataacaaatgtattttaaatgattgTTTGATATAtcaattagggttgggcgatgtcgaccaatttggcatcgtacgacgtctaatgtgaaacatcgcaatggacaatggcatcgtcatCATAGAGATAACGAAAAGAGGGGGTGAGGGTTCGGTTTGTTTGACAGAATGTGCGTGACCTGTCTGAAGACATggagggatccgggggtgagaagggtgcacaacttatttgaggaccgggagggatgCGCTCGATTGccggagattatcactcgtttgcgggcattatgagtaccacaaatgcatagagactcccggaacttccgggagacttgggatgtctgaatatcacgtttaacaactatagtgagaaacgatccagcggtacatccttgataaactgtccaacgtgcactgctctctggagctcagggAAGGATATTACAGTGTGTggctgtgtttgtatgtgtgtatggtcacgtgatgtgtgttttcagcagacAGAGGGCcgctcagaaatgctaggtaaaacatgaCGTAGATTTGGAACATTTTGATTCTAAAGTGCCGTTTTTACAGTAATGTGTGCGGGTTTAAGAGGAGGAATGGGCAGAGGATCggcgatgccagctcagcatcgtgttgtctattggccatcggcgatggcatcgtctatcggcccaaccctaatatcAATAGAAATGTTAACTAATGGATATTATTCTAAAGTGTCaccagtaaaataaagtaaaagtctGGCCTAATACTGCAAGTGGCACTAATTAagggaacagttcacccaaaatcatCATTTAATCAACATTCACACAggagaagatatttagaaaagtgctgagacttccacagtatttgtttttcctactatggaacatttttcagaatatcttgtttgtgttgaacagaagagagaaactctTTTGGAAAGTTTTTTGCAACCAAGAAGGATTtgcaaccacttgagggagagtaaatagtgagtaaatattcaCTTTTGTACGGTGGCCGAAAGAGCTTAACGCGCTGCTATTTAAGAAAGcacaaacaattacaaaaaacgccagcaaattaGAAAAAGATCCTCATCAATAAATCaagaaaatgcactgcattttttcacaacgcaaacaaataaagcaaacgcgcaacattttctcacaacgcatgcaaatagcacagaacacaacagaaatgtttcaaggagacccaAAAACAGGACGGACCCAGCTATTTAGGTTAATGTTATTTAGGCTAGTAATATATTAAAGATAAGGGATTGGTGTAattaggatgttaaaataaacaataaaactcaCCATTCATAGAGCACCAACAACTTCACTGAGAAATATTTACAACACAATAAGCAATCCCAGCCCAGACTGTCATGGTTTtgggtctccttgaaacattacccttgcatggtttccgctacattcattctttcgTGGCGGgacgccacaccaaaattcatcccgccacggctataTTACAGCTTCTTATACAAAatattctgtttttaaatttagtttttttaaatagcgggttaaAATTGCACCGAAAACGTATGAAAAGTtaagtgaataataacagcgcaaacttttctgtgaccatagtagtgctgtgcgttctgtTTAACCCTTCAAGGTAGGTgatgtgctgactgactgactgacaggtgcgtgatgcgtgagaccagcaaacacggcgtagctttcagttgtgatgaacacagttttcataattttactttatttttagataaaggtctgtggctctgcatataatgactttatcttgctagAGTTTACCAGTGCAtaacgcactaaatcacacttcagccatgtttatttgagggcgcacaagaaaatctgcatttgagcagcgtatatttgagggcgtgcaagaaaaTCTGCATTTGAGTAGCGTATATTTCAGGATGCGCAAGAAAATCTGCATTTGAGTAGCGTATATTTCAGGATGCGCAAGAAAATCTGCATTTGAGTatcgtatatttgagggcgcgcaagaaaatctgcatttgagtatcgtatatttgagggcgcgcaagaaaatctgcatttgagtagcgtttatttgagggcgcgcaagaaaatctgcatttgagtggcgtatatttgagggcgcgcaagaAAATCTGCATTTGAGTATCGTATATTTGATGGCGCGCAAGAAAATCTGCATTTGAGAAGCGTAAATTTGAGGGCGCGCAAGAAAATCTGTATTTGAGaagtgtatatttgagggcgcgcaagaAAATCTGTATTTGAgaagcgtatatttgagggcgcgcaagaAAATCTGTATTTGAGAAGCGTATATTTGATGGCGCGCAAGAAAATCTGCATTTGAGAAGCGTAAATTTGAGGGCGCGCAAGAAAATCTGTATTTGAGaagtgtatatttgagggcgcgcaagaaaatctgcatttgagtagcgtatatttgagggcgcgcaagaaaatctgcatttgagtagcgtatatttgagggcgcgcaagaaaatctgcatttgagtagcgtatatttgagggcgcgcaagaaaatctgcatttgagtagtgtatatttgagggcgcgcaaAAAGTTTTGCGtgcgaacagaggaaatcggcgctcaagcagagattgacatgctcgtaggctattacatgaatgcgatgtCGACTTAATACTGCGCCcatgacatttgtcaatgaaataatgaCATGACATGTAGTTCTAAATCTGTGTAAAATGGccaacagagtctgccgccacagctggaaaaaattctagaggaaacactgcctTGTGTTACttgctatttgcatgtgttgtgagaaaatgcagcgtgtatTCTTAATTTGTTTGAGTAAACTGCAGCGTGtaaagctctctcggccaccatacttcagggtgaactatccctttaaacatcaCAAGGTTTGTATTCACACTGAAGATGATTGCAGCGACTTTCCCTGCAAACTCCCGGAAATAGTGTCTGACTCCAGCAGCTCGACGACACTATACGGCGAACAGTCCTCTAACCCAAGCTTCCCACAAACCCATCCACAAAAACCCTTCTCCAAATCCCTGACCGACATCCACCATTCACTGAAGGCCCAGGACACCTGAACCACAGCTGAATATAAGCCTAGCGACACCGACAGCGCCACGATCAGCACCGGATAGAAGATGATCAGGAAAGGACACACTGTGATTTTATGGCAGAACGTTCGCTCTTCATTGTACACCAGGAATATGTTATACCAGGTGAGAGTACCGTAGTAAAATGAGGTAATGAAGGACAGGACGAAGACGACCGGAGCGCAGGAAAGGCTCCACAGGACGATGTGCGGCCCCTGAGAAAGGCCGAATCCACAGGAGCGACTGGAACCCTCACCAGCATCACATTCAGCATCCAGACGCTCTTTGGATCTCGCCATCTCGCGCAGCTCTTTCTCTGTGAGCGTGACGTGGATGTCCACCATCTGACCTTTCTTTTTCCCACGTGTGATGGTTCCTGTGAGCGTCACATAGCGGCTGTCTGGAGGCACAGACCAACCTAAGGAGGACAAGACATTTCATACAACAGTACATACATTTTTCATTCACACTTCACAGTTCTTTATCACGATATATAGGCCCAATCCTTGTCAATTTTAAAGGGTACCtattgtaagaattgaaatattacaaatatttttgatgtctttgacaattcaaaacatgagctgaaaacaggaccaatggactccacaacccaccaggggggaatgcgggaaaaaccagttcctgctgcatttgcatctgagtctgctgaaactcagcttcatccaccccaactcacacatatggtcatttcaatgtttgaatgttttaaattaaccaaactgactttaaccatcatgtttgatatcatttgaaatgtctcagtgcgattggtacaatggtctcattctctcagaaatagacataatcaaaacaataaatatataacttcaggcatcttttgaaccactgtgaaagGTGTGACTTTcccttttgttattcacacccccttccttgagggaattcttggattatttaaggtaagggttGAGAAAGactcagcgcgattctgcctaaccagatcagcccataacatggcttgttCCAT contains:
- the tmem169b gene encoding transmembrane protein 169 — translated: MMEQELDSVRSEVSEGAVDEGNAGTSTRRKRRKREQRPESIIVYRCDPERSAGEGDADGAERSSEEGATFLSNTTTEGWSVPPDSRYVTLTGTITRGKKKGQMVDIHVTLTEKELREMARSKERLDAECDAGEGSSRSCGFGLSQGPHIVLWSLSCAPVVFVLSFITSFYYGTLTWYNIFLVYNEERTFCHKITVCPFLIIFYPVLIVALSVSLGLYSAVVQVSWAFSEWWMSVRDLEKGFCGWVCGKLGLEDCSPYSVVELLESDTISGSLQGKSLQSSSV